ACATAAAtgcctcctcccctgtgtgagttctctgatgtttaacaagatgtgatttcagtctaaaacacttcccacattctgagcatgaaaacggcttctctccagtgtgactactctgatgtataacaagttcTGATTTCagtctaaaacatttcccacattctgaacatgaaaatggcttctctcctgtgtgaattcttaaaTGGTTTATAAGCCCTGATTTTACaccaaaatacttcccacactcAGGACACATAAATGCctgctcccctgtgtgagttctctgatgtataacaagatatgatttcagtctaaaacattttccacattctgaacatgaaaatggcttctcccctgtgtgaatttttaGATGTTTTATAAGCATTGCTTTCACaccaaaatacttcccacattcagaacacataaatggcttctcccctatgtgagttttctgatgtgtaacaagatgtgatttcattttaaaacatttcccacattctgggcatgaaaatggcttttcccttttgtgactttttaggtGGCTATTAAGCAGTGATTTATTACCAAAACACTTACCACAATCTGGACAcataaatggcttctctcctgtgtgagttctctgatgtgtaacaagatgtgattttaatctaaaacatttcccacattctgagcatgaatatggtctctcccctgtgtgaagtCTCTGATGTCCATCTAGAATGAATTTTTTGGTAAATGACTTTTCACATTCAGAGcatgaaaatgattttttttctctgtgatttctCTTATGCAAAGAAAGATTAGAATCATTTTTTAATGGTTTCTTACGTGGAAATATTTTTCCACGTTTTTGTTTAGCTCTTGTTTTGCCAGTCCGTGATTGACTAGATGAAGATTTCTTGTGACCAGAGGTATCGCAGGATAGATCTCCACTGTGGAGGACTGAGGGTACATTAGGAGATATAGAATAATCTTGCATGGTATTGTTATCTTCTGCTTCATGATAGGGAGATAAATGAAGATGCTTATGATAGACTCTCGTTCCGTCTTCACCtggaaaatgaaataaaatgttcTTACTTTCCGAAAgcaattgtatatatattttagtaaTCAATCAACCTTTATTGAGACAATAGGAAGCAAGGAAACAAAGTAAATAGAAAACACCCACTGTATGGCCCTATCTCCTCTTTTGTTTACACCACAGTCGTGCTCTATTTGTGCTTTACATATGGCGACcactacttttttcttttcttatttataCCTATTCTTTTTCCATTCTCAGCCCTGTATCCCCCTTAATTTGATGACTGGCCTAAtgttttttacatatatatatatatatatatatatatatatatacacagtacagaccaaaagtttggacacaccttctcattcaaagagttttctttattttcatgactatgaaggcatcaaaactatgaattaacacatgtggaattatatacataacaaacaagtgtgaaacaactgaaaatatgtcatatt
The sequence above is a segment of the Bufo bufo chromosome 4, aBufBuf1.1, whole genome shotgun sequence genome. Coding sequences within it:
- the LOC120999685 gene encoding zinc finger protein OZF-like, with product MEEWEYLEGHKNLYKDAMMENHQSLTSPDGSSQRNPPERCPSPQYSQDCAGEKPNIPLDHQESSGRTTSGPGKPVSVSANGEDGTRVYHKHLHLSPYHEAEDNNTMQDYSISPNVPSVLHSGDLSCDTSGHKKSSSSQSRTGKTRAKQKRGKIFPRKKPLKNDSNLSLHKRNHREKKSFSCSECEKSFTKKFILDGHQRLHTGERPYSCSECGKCFRLKSHLVTHQRTHTGEKPFMCPDCGKCFGNKSLLNSHLKSHKREKPFSCPECGKCFKMKSHLVTHQKTHIGEKPFMCSECGKYFGVKAMLIKHLKIHTGEKPFSCSECGKCFRLKSYLVIHQRTHTGEQAFMCPECGKYFGVKSGLINHLRIHTGEKPFSCSECGKCFRLKSELVIHQSSHTGEKPFSCSECGKCFRLKSHLVKHQRTHTGEEAFMCPECGKYFGMKSGLRDHLRIHTGEKPFPCAECGKYFRLKSHLVTHQRTHTGEKPFPCLQCGKCFSQKASLAQHQGTHSVDKPFSCLECGKCFSLKSRLAKHERTHSREKLF